In a genomic window of Bernardetia sp.:
- a CDS encoding leucyl aminopeptidase family protein, translating into MQIFFTVREHLSESTPCVYLLGENFDAIPTTFSDNFPVSSLINFFEKEQTPTTIFLDDQVVFAVPYLAPTEENYIQKEKMRNQGFLVSQMLKKHSLSKLQVFADAILTKDSVLCFLEGLNLGSYSYEKKGSSENYFRDTLQVEVVFPNENEILEQEELERLTTLCDAVWLTRDLVNDPPNFKKSSLLGQKIEELGQEAGFQTEIWDKERIKAEKMGGLLGVSQASYEDPIFAKLTYSPKDATNDTPIVLVGKGVTFDIGGSNIKTGTSALEIMKSDMGGCGTVIGLMYALAKNNIPLYVVGLLPITDNAISNKGLVPGDVITMRSGTTVEITNTDGEGRLIMADALDYAKELAPELVIDLATLTGSAVRAIGEEGIVFMGNTDELLKRNLEKIGRDVYERLVEFPLWNEYKDYLKSDVADIKNVGGSFAGAITAGKFLEHFVDYDWLHLDIAAPAYLMKSSSYRGKSATGTGVRLLYHFLIEKFL; encoded by the coding sequence ATGCAAATTTTCTTTACTGTTCGTGAGCATTTATCAGAATCTACGCCTTGTGTTTATTTATTAGGTGAAAACTTTGATGCTATTCCAACTACTTTTTCCGATAACTTTCCAGTTTCTTCTCTAATCAATTTTTTTGAGAAAGAACAAACCCCTACAACAATTTTCTTAGACGACCAAGTTGTTTTTGCAGTTCCTTATCTTGCTCCTACAGAAGAAAATTACATTCAGAAGGAAAAAATGCGTAACCAAGGTTTTTTGGTTTCACAGATGTTGAAAAAACACTCGCTTAGTAAGTTACAGGTTTTTGCTGATGCTATTCTTACAAAAGATAGTGTTCTTTGCTTTTTAGAAGGTTTAAATTTAGGAAGTTATAGCTATGAGAAAAAAGGAAGTTCAGAAAACTACTTTAGAGACACATTGCAAGTAGAGGTTGTATTTCCAAATGAAAATGAAATCTTAGAACAAGAAGAATTAGAACGACTCACAACGCTTTGCGATGCCGTTTGGCTAACAAGAGATTTGGTAAATGACCCACCAAACTTTAAAAAGTCGTCTCTATTAGGACAAAAAATTGAAGAACTAGGACAAGAAGCAGGTTTTCAAACAGAAATTTGGGACAAAGAACGCATAAAGGCAGAAAAAATGGGAGGACTTTTAGGTGTTTCTCAAGCAAGCTATGAAGACCCTATTTTTGCTAAGCTCACTTATTCTCCAAAAGACGCTACCAATGATACTCCTATTGTTTTGGTAGGAAAAGGAGTTACTTTCGATATTGGTGGTTCGAATATCAAAACAGGAACATCAGCTTTAGAGATTATGAAATCAGACATGGGAGGTTGTGGCACTGTTATAGGTCTGATGTATGCCCTTGCAAAAAATAATATTCCTCTTTATGTGGTTGGTCTGCTGCCTATTACTGATAATGCGATTAGTAACAAAGGGTTAGTTCCGGGTGATGTGATTACGATGCGAAGTGGAACAACAGTAGAAATTACCAATACAGACGGAGAAGGAAGACTCATTATGGCTGATGCTTTAGATTATGCTAAAGAGTTAGCTCCAGAATTGGTTATTGATTTGGCGACACTCACAGGAAGTGCTGTTCGTGCAATTGGAGAAGAAGGAATTGTATTTATGGGAAATACAGACGAACTTTTGAAAAGAAATTTAGAAAAAATTGGGAGAGACGTGTATGAGCGTTTGGTTGAATTTCCTCTATGGAATGAGTATAAAGATTATTTAAAATCGGATGTCGCTGATATTAAAAACGTAGGTGGAAGTTTTGCTGGAGCAATCACAGCAGGAAAATTTTTAGAACATTTTGTAGATTATGATTGGTTGCACTTAGACATCGCTGCTCCAGCCTACCTTATGAAATCTTCTAGTTATAGAGGTAAAAGTGCAACTGGAACAGGTGTGAGACTTTTATATCATTTTTTGATAGAGAAGTTTTTATAG
- the rpiB gene encoding ribose 5-phosphate isomerase B, whose product MKISIANDHAGTAYKEYLTNYLTNLGHEVKNFGTDSSDSVDYPDFAHPLAESITKKETELGILICGSGNGIAMTANKHAQIRAAICWNEELAALARQHNNANVICIPARFVSQELAQKMVETFLKTDFEGGRHERRVEKISC is encoded by the coding sequence ATGAAAATATCTATCGCAAACGACCACGCAGGAACAGCATATAAAGAATATCTAACTAACTACCTCACAAATTTAGGTCATGAAGTAAAAAACTTTGGTACAGATAGTTCAGATTCGGTAGATTACCCCGACTTTGCTCATCCTTTAGCAGAATCAATTACTAAAAAAGAAACAGAACTTGGTATTCTGATTTGTGGTAGTGGAAATGGAATAGCCATGACAGCCAACAAACATGCTCAAATTCGTGCTGCTATATGTTGGAACGAAGAACTAGCTGCTCTAGCTCGCCAACACAACAACGCTAATGTAATTTGTATTCCTGCTCGTTTTGTAAGTCAAGAACTGGCGCAAAAAATGGTAGAAACTTTCTTAAAAACAGATTTTGAAGGAGGAAGACACGAAAGAAGAGTAGAAAAAATCTCTTGTTGA
- a CDS encoding M48 family metallopeptidase, with amino-acid sequence MNASQILLLIIAILIGNFLLENFLEWLNAQKQPANLPPQFKDIYTEDEYQKAKAYKKANSAFSLISNSVSFVITLVLLITGAFGWLSQYLETYFQNPIWHALAFFGVVTVASTILGLPFSLYQTFVIEEKFGFNKTTKKLFFSDKIKGLLLGAVVGGIIGYVLLYLILEIGQNFWIYFWIIITVFSVGMQFFYASLIMPLFNKLTPLEEGELRDAIEEYAGSVYFPLQNIFVIDGSKRSTKANAFFMGFGKQKKVVFYDTILEKHSTEELVAIFAHEVGHYKKNHILQTMAISILQTGITLFILSQIIFNKEISLALGANQWQIHLNMVAFGFLYSPISTITSVLFNIFSRKNEYEADNYAKETYGSKPLATALKKLSADSLSNLTPHPWYVFFNYSHPPLSERLKAMGE; translated from the coding sequence ATGAACGCATCTCAAATTTTACTTCTCATCATAGCTATTTTAATAGGAAATTTTTTGTTGGAAAATTTTTTAGAGTGGCTCAATGCTCAAAAACAGCCAGCTAATTTACCTCCTCAATTTAAAGATATTTACACAGAAGACGAATATCAGAAAGCTAAAGCCTACAAAAAAGCCAATTCAGCATTTTCTCTGATTAGTAACTCGGTCAGTTTTGTTATCACATTGGTTTTACTCATTACAGGTGCTTTTGGTTGGCTAAGTCAGTATTTGGAAACCTATTTTCAAAACCCTATTTGGCACGCTCTAGCCTTTTTTGGTGTTGTAACAGTAGCTTCAACAATTTTAGGACTCCCTTTTTCATTGTATCAAACTTTTGTCATTGAGGAAAAGTTTGGGTTTAATAAGACTACAAAAAAACTGTTTTTTAGTGATAAAATAAAAGGACTTTTACTCGGTGCAGTTGTGGGAGGAATTATAGGGTATGTTTTACTATATCTAATTTTAGAAATTGGGCAAAATTTTTGGATTTACTTTTGGATAATTATTACTGTTTTTTCTGTCGGAATGCAGTTTTTTTATGCTTCTCTGATTATGCCACTTTTTAATAAACTCACGCCTTTAGAAGAAGGAGAGCTAAGAGATGCAATTGAAGAATATGCAGGGAGCGTATATTTTCCTTTACAGAATATTTTTGTAATTGATGGCTCAAAACGTTCTACGAAAGCCAATGCCTTTTTCATGGGATTTGGCAAGCAGAAAAAAGTAGTATTTTACGACACAATTTTAGAAAAGCACAGTACAGAAGAACTGGTAGCTATCTTTGCTCACGAAGTAGGACACTACAAGAAAAATCATATTTTACAGACGATGGCAATTTCTATTTTACAAACAGGAATTACGCTTTTTATTTTGTCTCAAATTATTTTCAATAAAGAAATTTCACTAGCTTTAGGAGCAAATCAGTGGCAGATTCATCTGAATATGGTAGCTTTTGGTTTTTTATATTCGCCTATTTCTACGATTACGAGTGTACTTTTCAATATTTTCTCTCGTAAAAATGAATACGAAGCCGATAATTATGCGAAGGAAACCTATGGAAGCAAACCACTTGCAACAGCACTTAAAAAACTTTCAGCAGATTCGCTCTCTAACCTTACACCTCATCCGTGGTACGTGTTTTTTAATTATTCACATCCTCCACTGAGTGAACGATTGAAGGCAATGGGAGAGTAA
- a CDS encoding ABC-F family ATP-binding cassette domain-containing protein: MLDVSNLGLQFGKRVLFDEVNLKFTNGNCYGVIGANGAGKSTFLKIISGEIDPTRGNYTLQDGARMAVLKQNHFEYDEVPVLHTVMMGHRPLWNIMQEKDAIYQKPDFSEEDGNKAAELEAKFAEMDGWNAESDAANLLSGLGITEDKHYKLVNELDGTEKVRVLLAQALFGNPDVLLLDEPTNDLDIETVMWLEDFLANFKNTVIVVSHDRHFLDTVCTHIVDIDYGKIQMHTGNYTFWYESSQLALRQRNDRNKKAEEKKKELQEFIARFSANVAKSRQATSRKKMLEKLNVEDIQPSTRKYPAIIFDQEREAGDIILEVEKLSKTSADGDRLFHDVNLSMNKGDKIAVLSKNSLAVTTFFQILMGEQKADEGTVKWGVTITPTYLPNENHEYFTDELNLVDWLRQYTKTEEERDETFVRGFLGRMLFSGEEALKSSNVLSGGEKVRCMLSRMMLQRGNALVLDEPTNHLDLESITAFNNGLKSFKGSVLFTSHDHEFTETVANRIIEITPNGMIDRMMTYDEYITDESVKELRKSMYENVAAK; encoded by the coding sequence ATGTTAGATGTTTCTAATTTAGGCTTACAGTTTGGTAAGCGTGTTTTGTTTGATGAAGTAAATTTAAAGTTCACTAACGGTAACTGTTATGGTGTCATTGGTGCAAATGGAGCTGGAAAATCTACTTTCTTAAAAATTATTTCTGGTGAAATTGACCCTACTCGTGGAAATTATACGCTACAAGATGGCGCACGTATGGCAGTTTTGAAGCAAAACCACTTTGAATATGATGAAGTACCTGTTTTGCATACTGTAATGATGGGACACCGTCCGTTGTGGAATATTATGCAAGAGAAAGATGCTATCTATCAAAAGCCAGATTTTTCAGAAGAAGACGGAAATAAAGCTGCCGAACTAGAGGCAAAATTTGCAGAAATGGACGGCTGGAATGCAGAAAGCGATGCTGCTAACCTTTTGAGTGGTTTGGGAATTACAGAAGATAAGCACTACAAATTGGTAAATGAACTAGACGGAACAGAAAAAGTACGTGTTCTTTTGGCACAAGCTCTTTTTGGAAACCCTGATGTACTGCTTCTTGATGAGCCTACCAACGACTTAGACATCGAAACGGTAATGTGGCTAGAAGATTTCTTAGCTAACTTCAAAAATACAGTAATTGTAGTTTCTCACGACAGACACTTTTTGGATACAGTTTGTACACACATTGTCGATATTGACTACGGCAAAATTCAGATGCACACAGGAAACTATACGTTTTGGTACGAATCTAGTCAGCTTGCTCTTCGCCAGAGAAACGATAGAAACAAAAAAGCTGAAGAGAAAAAGAAAGAATTACAAGAATTTATCGCTCGTTTTTCTGCTAACGTGGCTAAATCTCGCCAAGCGACAAGCCGTAAGAAAATGTTAGAAAAACTCAATGTAGAAGATATTCAGCCTTCTACACGTAAATATCCAGCTATTATCTTCGACCAAGAGCGTGAAGCTGGAGATATTATTTTGGAAGTAGAAAAACTTTCTAAAACCTCTGCTGATGGCGACCGTCTTTTTCACGATGTAAACCTTTCAATGAATAAAGGCGATAAAATTGCTGTTTTGTCTAAGAATAGTTTAGCAGTTACAACGTTTTTCCAAATCTTGATGGGAGAGCAAAAAGCAGACGAAGGAACAGTAAAATGGGGTGTAACCATTACTCCAACCTACTTACCAAATGAAAATCACGAATATTTTACAGATGAACTAAATCTTGTTGATTGGCTTCGTCAGTACACTAAGACAGAAGAAGAAAGAGATGAAACTTTTGTTCGTGGTTTCTTAGGTAGAATGCTTTTCTCTGGAGAAGAAGCATTAAAGTCTTCAAATGTCCTTTCTGGAGGAGAAAAAGTGCGTTGTATGCTTTCAAGAATGATGTTGCAGCGTGGAAATGCTTTAGTTTTGGATGAGCCTACCAACCACTTAGATTTGGAATCTATTACAGCATTCAACAACGGTTTGAAGAGTTTCAAAGGAAGTGTTTTATTTACATCTCACGACCACGAGTTTACAGAAACTGTTGCCAATCGCATCATAGAAATTACTCCAAATGGAATGATTGATAGAATGATGACTTACGATGAATATATCACAGATGAATCAGTTAAAGAACTTCGTAAGTCTATGTACGAAAACGTGGCAGCAAAATAA
- a CDS encoding septal ring lytic transglycosylase RlpA family protein, with protein MNLKFKNILKYKVNVLFFSLLLVFSMSSCDELFAPIEDTTSAGEYTEEGIASYYADKYEGRPTASGEIFRQDLLTAAHKTLPFGTMVTVTNLKNGKSIRVRINDRGPFVAGRIIDLTSRGARELDFIRDGIVNVKIEYDL; from the coding sequence ATGAATTTAAAGTTTAAAAATATTTTGAAGTACAAAGTAAATGTGCTTTTCTTTTCTCTTTTATTAGTATTTTCTATGTCTTCTTGTGATGAGCTATTTGCTCCTATTGAAGACACTACAAGTGCAGGAGAATACACAGAAGAAGGTATTGCATCTTATTATGCAGACAAATATGAAGGCAGACCCACAGCAAGTGGCGAAATATTTAGACAAGATTTATTGACGGCAGCACACAAAACATTGCCCTTCGGTACAATGGTAACAGTTACGAATTTGAAAAATGGTAAGAGTATTAGAGTTAGGATAAATGATAGAGGACCTTTTGTAGCAGGCAGAATTATTGACCTAACAAGTAGAGGTGCAAGAGAACTAGATTTTATTCGTGATGGAATTGTGAATGTAAAAATAGAATATGATTTATAG
- a CDS encoding DUF1206 domain-containing protein: MISISSLPTDKKDSLEKFAKSGYFMKGLVYFLIGILATMTAFGLGGDVNGKTGIFQFILEQPFGRILLSIVALGLFGYTAWRWTQAFIAPEKDNDDSAMDKINRIGYFISGFTYGTLASFAMKMAIQGVKNDAGGGRSTVIAQILDMPAGSIIVGILALVIIGKGGYEIWKGFSDKHMKKINTLARKTKEVVREAGKVGYISRGIVLLVIGYLTARAAIENNASKAGGTENAFEFMFSSTSAWLVGLVALGLALYGLFMVIRAKEFRIQA; this comes from the coding sequence ATGATTTCGATTAGCTCATTACCCACAGACAAAAAAGATTCCCTAGAAAAGTTTGCTAAATCTGGCTACTTTATGAAAGGGTTAGTATATTTCCTTATAGGCATACTTGCCACTATGACAGCCTTTGGACTAGGAGGAGATGTAAATGGTAAGACAGGTATTTTTCAATTTATTCTAGAACAACCTTTCGGACGCATTTTGTTAAGTATTGTTGCATTAGGTCTGTTCGGATACACTGCTTGGCGATGGACACAGGCATTTATTGCTCCAGAAAAAGATAATGACGATAGTGCAATGGATAAAATAAATCGTATAGGCTATTTCATTAGTGGATTTACGTATGGTACTTTAGCAAGTTTTGCAATGAAAATGGCGATACAAGGCGTAAAAAATGATGCTGGTGGAGGACGTTCTACTGTAATAGCTCAAATATTAGACATGCCTGCTGGTAGTATTATTGTTGGTATTTTGGCTCTTGTTATTATTGGAAAAGGAGGGTATGAAATATGGAAAGGCTTTTCGGACAAACACATGAAGAAAATAAATACTTTAGCAAGGAAAACAAAAGAAGTTGTCAGAGAAGCAGGAAAAGTAGGTTACATCTCAAGAGGTATAGTCCTTTTGGTAATTGGTTATTTGACAGCAAGAGCTGCTATTGAAAACAATGCAAGTAAAGCAGGAGGGACAGAAAATGCCTTTGAATTTATGTTCTCCTCAACGAGTGCATGGTTAGTTGGTTTAGTTGCTCTAGGTTTGGCTCTCTACGGACTTTTTATGGTTATCAGAGCAAAAGAATTTAGAATTCAAGCGTAA
- a CDS encoding T9SS type A sorting domain-containing protein → MKHLFSFMKYGVLLLTLFLFWLPAYSQTISSNITSVDCAGGATGVIDLTVSGFSGSETYLWSNGATTQDISSLLPGEYDVTVSDGGDTYTARYYVGYDISWTDLQNFTLNGDGNLQKGATSGWNSDANSVETVPGAGGVAFTAFETTSSYMVGLSANDTDPTLSFSDIDYAIYIVSTGVVRVYELGTFIGEFGAYQAGDLFTISRNNGDITYSKNGSVFYTNNSAISSSLFVSATMFSANATVPQVQLTNCDVISSATITPVSCATGSSVGAIDLTVTQGSGTYTYLWNTGATTQDISGLTAGNYNVTITDVGSGLTYEARYTVGYDLNWTGLVNQTDNGSGNLVKDASTGWTGDASSVERVVGDGGIAFTASIRSASYMVGLSYTNTTGGFSDIGYAIYLNKLGEVEVYQQGIFKGDFGSYTSGDLFSVTRSGTTISYSKNGSVFYTQNNANPSDLFASASIYDANAVTPQVQFIDCPISLDIATTLSNCSSDVGSATVSLVGESLPVTYSWTPGGSTSATISNQSAGLYEVTATIASAGLSLSKTVSIGNVINWEASNNVNVTTTGNVVSKTNASGWTSGANSADQLSPRVDGWVNNTVNSTTNSYMFGLGLPNTSAYFSSVTYAWYIVAGGIAYPSYNSQTTTSVSYQLGDNFRVAREGNSVKFYKNEVVVYQQTVNTEERLVADVAIHTASGSTGILQHSFCGTTGGESYSAVVTDLDCGGSGLGSIDVTDVGGFTYSWSNGATTQDISGLSAGVYTLELSLGGQLYDRSSYFVGAPITWTGLTDFTLEDNRLRKTSTTGSWSSSANSTSSISGDGGLSFLAVTNLSYMVGLSSQEQGVGYSTIDYAIYLALGKVFVYENGVYRGEFTTYEADDYFEVRRTGTTVRYYKNGASFYTSTVSSSGALIADVSMHSASGLMPKITFNSCSTPSTAPPLTKIKAVSDITKEGIFSIYPNPSAGIFKIHFESILLSDTEVTVFDGIGRKVSTQTFKEGSQEFKVNLTNQQKGVYLIHFNQNGATYSRTVVIK, encoded by the coding sequence ATGAAACATTTATTCAGTTTTATGAAGTATGGTGTATTACTTCTTACCTTATTTTTATTTTGGCTTCCAGCTTACTCTCAAACGATAAGTTCCAACATTACTAGTGTAGATTGTGCAGGAGGTGCCACAGGAGTTATTGATTTAACAGTAAGTGGGTTTAGTGGCTCAGAAACTTATCTTTGGTCAAATGGTGCCACAACTCAAGATATTTCAAGTTTGTTGCCAGGCGAATATGATGTTACTGTGAGTGATGGAGGAGATACATACACCGCTCGTTATTACGTAGGCTATGACATAAGTTGGACAGATTTGCAAAACTTTACTCTGAATGGAGATGGAAATCTTCAAAAAGGAGCTACTTCAGGTTGGAATAGTGATGCTAACTCAGTAGAAACAGTTCCTGGTGCAGGTGGTGTTGCTTTTACAGCTTTTGAGACTACCTCTTCTTATATGGTTGGACTTTCTGCGAATGACACTGACCCCACTCTTTCATTTAGTGATATAGACTATGCAATTTATATAGTTTCTACAGGAGTAGTACGAGTTTATGAATTGGGTACATTTATAGGAGAATTTGGTGCCTATCAAGCAGGAGACCTTTTTACAATTTCTCGTAATAATGGTGATATTACTTATTCAAAAAATGGTAGTGTATTCTATACAAATAATAGTGCTATAAGTTCTTCTTTATTTGTTAGTGCTACCATGTTCTCAGCGAATGCTACCGTTCCACAAGTACAACTCACTAATTGTGATGTTATAAGTTCTGCTACTATTACCCCTGTAAGTTGTGCAACAGGAAGTTCAGTAGGTGCTATTGACCTTACTGTAACTCAAGGAAGTGGCACTTATACCTACCTATGGAATACAGGTGCAACAACACAGGATATTTCGGGTTTGACAGCAGGAAATTATAATGTTACTATTACAGATGTAGGTAGTGGACTTACCTATGAGGCTCGTTATACTGTAGGTTATGATTTGAATTGGACAGGTTTGGTTAATCAAACTGATAATGGATCTGGTAACTTAGTTAAAGATGCTTCTACAGGTTGGACAGGTGATGCAAGCTCGGTTGAGCGTGTTGTAGGAGATGGAGGAATTGCTTTTACAGCTTCTATTCGTAGTGCCTCTTATATGGTAGGCTTATCATATACTAATACTACAGGAGGTTTTTCTGATATTGGTTATGCTATTTATCTTAATAAACTTGGCGAGGTAGAAGTCTATCAACAAGGTATTTTTAAAGGTGATTTTGGTTCTTATACATCAGGTGATTTATTTAGTGTTACTCGCAGTGGTACTACTATCAGTTATTCTAAAAATGGTAGTGTTTTTTATACACAAAATAATGCTAACCCATCTGATCTTTTTGCAAGTGCATCCATTTATGATGCAAATGCAGTCACTCCTCAAGTACAATTTATAGATTGTCCTATTTCTTTGGATATTGCAACTACCCTAAGTAATTGTTCATCAGACGTAGGTTCTGCAACTGTAAGTCTAGTAGGTGAAAGTCTTCCAGTAACTTACTCGTGGACACCAGGAGGTTCTACAAGTGCAACTATCTCTAACCAATCAGCAGGTTTGTATGAAGTAACAGCTACTATAGCTAGTGCAGGTCTTAGTTTAAGTAAAACGGTAAGTATAGGTAATGTTATTAATTGGGAAGCCTCTAACAATGTCAACGTTACTACGACAGGAAATGTAGTAAGTAAAACAAATGCTTCTGGATGGACAAGTGGTGCTAATTCAGCAGACCAGTTGAGCCCTAGAGTTGATGGATGGGTAAACAATACAGTTAACTCTACTACAAATTCATATATGTTTGGTTTAGGGTTACCTAATACTTCTGCTTATTTTTCATCAGTTACTTATGCTTGGTATATAGTAGCAGGAGGAATTGCTTATCCTAGTTATAACTCTCAAACAACTACTTCGGTTTCTTATCAATTAGGAGACAATTTCCGTGTAGCTAGAGAGGGGAACAGTGTTAAATTTTATAAAAATGAAGTTGTAGTTTATCAACAAACTGTAAATACTGAAGAACGACTTGTTGCTGATGTTGCTATTCATACTGCTAGTGGAAGTACAGGTATTTTACAACATTCTTTTTGTGGTACTACAGGTGGCGAGAGTTATTCTGCAGTAGTTACAGACTTAGATTGTGGAGGTTCAGGACTAGGAAGTATTGATGTTACTGATGTTGGAGGATTTACTTATTCTTGGTCAAATGGTGCAACTACGCAAGATATTAGTGGTTTATCTGCTGGAGTTTATACTTTAGAGCTATCCTTAGGAGGGCAACTATATGATAGAAGTTCTTACTTTGTTGGAGCTCCAATTACTTGGACGGGTTTAACAGATTTTACTTTAGAAGATAATCGTTTAAGAAAGACATCTACCACAGGTAGTTGGAGTAGTTCAGCTAATTCTACATCTTCTATATCAGGAGACGGTGGTCTGTCTTTCTTAGCTGTTACTAATTTATCTTATATGGTAGGGCTTTCATCTCAAGAACAAGGAGTTGGTTATTCAACTATTGACTATGCTATTTATTTAGCTTTGGGTAAAGTATTTGTCTATGAAAATGGGGTGTACAGAGGAGAATTTACTACTTATGAAGCAGATGATTACTTTGAAGTCAGACGTACAGGAACTACAGTTAGATATTATAAAAATGGAGCATCTTTTTACACTAGTACAGTAAGTAGTAGTGGAGCATTGATTGCTGATGTAAGTATGCATTCAGCAAGTGGATTAATGCCAAAAATAACATTTAATAGCTGTTCTACTCCTTCTACTGCACCTCCACTTACCAAAATAAAAGCTGTAAGTGACATTACAAAAGAAGGTATCTTTAGTATTTATCCAAACCCAAGTGCGGGAATATTTAAAATACACTTTGAAAGTATATTATTATCAGATACAGAAGTAACAGTATTTGATGGTATTGGTAGAAAGGTAAGTACACAAACTTTCAAAGAAGGAAGTCAAGAATTCAAAGTTAATTTGACTAACCAGCAAAAAGGAGTGTATTTAATCCATTTTAATCAAAATGGAGCAACTTATTCAAGAACGGTTGTTATTAAATAA